From the genome of bacterium, one region includes:
- a CDS encoding glycosyltransferase encodes MSVLIACSYEVGGLPFRMAEVLNRRGLPVWYLSVAPPTGGHDSTRFHYGERHEPWDISERIGGGASPREVVRRLAAARRELDIRAAFATGAEAHLLGRAGLPYHYWCYGSDLDWQAFAPLWPEGHPLLRRAWTFSRFALGLRRRQRRSLRDAVAVMVAPYQKPALDRIRAGAPLFALPHLLAVDDRARLLERRAAERDAVRRIVGAERFIFSAARHVWCGALAAQADNKGNDVVIRAFARWRGSGGDRAVRLVLVRKGPDTEASARLVAELGLADAVTWLGEMNRDELGRLYRGADLCLGQFGTPVITYAMLEPLAEGTPCLSHFVFPHPGVPGYPEPPPGMAPRDPEGLAREIGLLLGDEAAREDAAARSWAWVRDHCSEERFVEAFREIFPLEAWPAFGARPGDLAMS; translated from the coding sequence GTGAGCGTCCTCATCGCTTGCTCCTACGAAGTCGGCGGCTTGCCCTTCCGCATGGCCGAGGTGCTCAACCGGCGGGGACTGCCGGTCTGGTATCTCTCGGTCGCGCCGCCGACCGGCGGGCACGATTCGACGCGTTTTCATTACGGCGAGCGGCACGAGCCATGGGACATCAGCGAGCGCATCGGCGGCGGCGCATCACCGCGAGAGGTCGTGCGCCGCCTCGCCGCGGCCCGGCGCGAGCTGGACATCCGGGCGGCGTTCGCCACGGGGGCGGAGGCGCACCTCCTCGGCCGCGCCGGCCTCCCGTATCACTACTGGTGTTACGGCTCCGACCTCGACTGGCAGGCATTCGCGCCGCTGTGGCCGGAGGGCCACCCGCTCCTGCGCAGGGCCTGGACGTTCAGCCGCTTCGCGCTGGGATTGCGGCGGCGACAGCGCCGCTCGCTTCGCGACGCCGTCGCGGTGATGGTCGCGCCGTACCAGAAACCGGCTCTGGATCGCATTCGCGCGGGGGCGCCGTTGTTCGCGCTGCCGCACCTGCTGGCCGTCGATGATCGCGCGCGGCTGCTCGAGCGGCGGGCCGCGGAGCGCGACGCGGTTCGTCGGATCGTGGGCGCCGAGCGCTTCATCTTCTCGGCGGCGCGGCACGTCTGGTGCGGCGCGCTCGCGGCACAGGCGGACAACAAGGGGAACGACGTGGTGATTCGTGCCTTCGCCCGCTGGCGCGGGAGCGGCGGGGACCGCGCGGTGCGGCTCGTGCTCGTGCGCAAGGGGCCGGACACCGAAGCCTCCGCGCGGCTCGTGGCCGAGTTGGGCCTCGCCGACGCGGTGACGTGGCTGGGGGAGATGAACCGCGACGAGCTGGGCCGGCTTTACCGCGGCGCCGACCTCTGCCTCGGGCAGTTCGGCACGCCGGTCATCACCTACGCGATGCTCGAGCCGCTGGCGGAGGGGACGCCGTGCCTCTCGCACTTCGTCTTCCCGCACCCGGGCGTCCCCGGCTACCCGGAGCCGCCGCCGGGGATGGCGCCGCGCGACCCGGAGGGGCTGGCCCGCGAAATCGGGCTCCTGCTCGGGGACGAGGCGGCGCGGGAGGACGCGGCCGCGCGCTCCTGGGCGTGGGTGCGCGACCACTGCTCCGAGGAACGCTTCGTCGAGGCCTTCCGGGAGATCTTCCCGTTGGAGGCCTGGCCTGCCTTCGGCGCTCGACCTGGCGACTTGGCGATGTCCTGA
- a CDS encoding glycosyltransferase family 2 protein, with amino-acid sequence MSKLKISVLVPAFNEEQAIRLTVENLRQTLATLPVEAEILVIDDGSTDGTAEQARLAGVTVLRHPHNIGYGRALKTGLERAAGDWIVIVDADGTYPTEALPSLLREIPAFDMVVGARGGPCYHGSVAKRLGRWSLKAMVHFVCGISVPDVNSGFRVFRRDIGLRHMANISNGFSFTTTLTLIMLLEGHFVHYVPIDYRERAGKSKVRFRRDILRTMQILVQAILQYNPIKLFLLFATTPAWIAPPALLLDFFLAQGVHSGIIVALLASASLVIFALGLVISGLK; translated from the coding sequence ATGTCGAAGCTGAAGATCTCCGTTCTCGTCCCGGCGTTCAACGAGGAGCAGGCCATCCGCCTCACCGTGGAGAACCTGCGCCAGACGCTCGCGACCCTGCCCGTCGAAGCCGAGATCCTGGTGATCGACGACGGCTCGACCGACGGGACGGCCGAGCAGGCGCGCCTGGCCGGCGTCACCGTCTTGCGGCACCCCCACAACATCGGCTACGGCAGGGCCCTCAAGACGGGCCTTGAGCGTGCTGCGGGCGACTGGATCGTGATCGTCGACGCCGACGGCACCTACCCGACGGAGGCGCTCCCATCCTTGCTGCGGGAGATCCCCGCCTTCGACATGGTGGTGGGCGCGCGCGGCGGCCCGTGCTATCACGGCTCCGTCGCCAAGCGCCTGGGCCGCTGGTCCCTCAAGGCGATGGTTCATTTCGTCTGCGGGATCTCCGTCCCGGACGTCAACTCGGGCTTCCGGGTCTTTCGCCGGGACATCGGGCTGCGCCACATGGCGAACATCAGCAACGGCTTTTCCTTCACCACGACGCTGACCCTGATCATGCTGCTCGAAGGACACTTCGTGCACTATGTCCCCATCGACTATCGGGAGCGGGCGGGGAAGAGCAAGGTGCGGTTCCGGCGCGACATCCTGCGGACCATGCAGATTCTCGTCCAGGCCATCCTGCAGTACAACCCGATCAAGCTCTTCCTCCTCTTCGCGACCACGCCGGCATGGATCGCGCCCCCGGCCCTGCTGCTCGACTTCTTCCTGGCACAGGGCGTCCACAGCGGGATCATTGTCGCTCTCCTGGCAAGCGCTTCCCTGGTGATCTTCGCGCTGGGGCTGGTGATCAGCGGCCTGAAGTGA